One Rhodothermales bacterium genomic window carries:
- a CDS encoding response regulator: protein MPAPHILWADDEIDLLRPHILFLESRGYRVSSATNGADAVERVRRERFEVVLLDEQMPGMGGLEALAAIKRIAPDLPVVIVTKSEEEDLMEQALGDQISDYLTKPVNPSQILLTIKRLLESSRLLNEKASQQYLQSFGQISSMLAAPLSHSEWVDLYLRLIAYDLSLGDDNGVRQVLEDQYQEANREFGRFIEESYRAWVAGLDRPPDASRPLLSHEVVPRVVLPEVGDGRPVIFFVIDCMRHDQWLEFESMLAPLFAIEKSFYYSILPTATPYARNAIFSGLMPNDLERRYPALWSEGEEDEHSRNRNEEAFLGDMIARQKPGIRMRYEKLVTTQHGRDFAQNIVAFTQSDLSAIVVNFVDILAHSRSDSAVLKELAPDVPAYRSLTRTWFQHSWLYQAFQTLAEKDCTIIVTSDHGAVRSLRPTRVIGDRETSTALRYKYGRNLKCDSKHAIFVKNPQEFGLPGRGIHTNYIIAKEDYYFVYPTNFHHYVNLYRDTMQHGGASMEEMILPIVKLKPRRRND, encoded by the coding sequence ATGCCAGCACCACATATTCTCTGGGCCGACGACGAGATCGATCTTCTCAGGCCGCATATCCTGTTCCTGGAGTCCAGGGGCTACCGGGTCTCGAGTGCCACAAATGGTGCCGATGCCGTGGAACGGGTTCGCCGGGAGCGATTCGAAGTCGTATTGCTGGACGAGCAGATGCCGGGCATGGGCGGTCTGGAAGCGCTGGCCGCGATCAAGCGGATCGCGCCGGATCTGCCGGTCGTGATCGTCACGAAGAGCGAGGAAGAAGATTTGATGGAGCAGGCGCTGGGCGACCAGATCAGCGACTATCTCACCAAGCCGGTGAATCCGAGCCAGATCCTGCTGACGATCAAGCGGCTGCTGGAGAGCTCCCGGCTGCTCAACGAGAAAGCGTCCCAGCAGTATCTACAATCGTTCGGTCAGATCAGTTCGATGCTGGCCGCACCGTTATCTCACTCGGAATGGGTCGACTTATATTTGCGGCTGATCGCCTACGACCTTTCCCTGGGCGACGACAACGGCGTGCGGCAGGTGCTCGAAGATCAGTATCAGGAAGCGAACCGGGAGTTCGGACGGTTCATCGAGGAGTCCTACCGGGCCTGGGTCGCCGGCCTGGATCGCCCGCCCGACGCCAGCCGGCCCCTGCTGTCGCACGAGGTGGTGCCGCGGGTCGTGCTCCCGGAAGTCGGCGATGGCCGGCCGGTGATCTTTTTTGTGATCGATTGCATGCGGCACGATCAGTGGCTCGAATTCGAGTCCATGCTCGCGCCCCTTTTCGCCATCGAAAAGTCGTTTTATTACTCTATCCTGCCTACCGCCACTCCGTACGCCCGGAATGCCATTTTTAGCGGACTGATGCCGAACGACCTCGAGCGTCGTTACCCCGCGCTGTGGTCCGAGGGGGAGGAGGACGAGCACAGCCGCAACCGCAACGAAGAGGCTTTCCTGGGCGACATGATCGCGCGCCAGAAGCCGGGGATCCGGATGCGGTACGAGAAACTCGTGACCACCCAACACGGCCGGGACTTCGCGCAGAATATTGTCGCGTTTACCCAGAGCGATCTCAGCGCCATCGTTGTCAACTTCGTCGACATCCTGGCGCACAGCCGGTCGGACTCCGCGGTGCTCAAGGAGCTGGCGCCGGACGTGCCGGCGTACCGCTCCCTCACGCGCACCTGGTTCCAGCATTCCTGGCTCTACCAGGCCTTTCAGACGCTGGCCGAAAAAGACTGCACGATTATCGTCACCAGCGACCACGGGGCCGTCCGCAGTCTCCGCCCGACGCGCGTCATCGGGGATCGCGAGACGTCCACGGCGCTGCGTTATAAGTACGGCCGTAACCTCAAGTGCGATAGCAAGCACGCGATATTCGTCAAGAACCCACAGGAGTTTGGCCTGCCGGGGCGGGGCATCCACACGAATTATATCATCGCGAAGGAAGATTATTACTTTGTCTACCCGACGAACTTCCACCACTACGTGAATCTCTACCGCGACACGATGCAGCACGGCGGCGCCTCGATGGAGGAGATGATCCTGCCGATCGTGAAGCTCAAGCCGCGGCGGCGGAACGATTAG
- a CDS encoding PP2C family protein-serine/threonine phosphatase, protein MSMLPPEVESPFDGLDAIDTIGELMLASHYDPEALLQAITDITVRKMGVKGCVLRMLNPETGELGIRSVTGLSERFLFSAPVIDAKNRFQTVIEEQGVYRLLDVRAGQELQFSAAALEEGIASLLAVGLFKDKKVIGSLSVYTAHPVSFSHYHERTLRVLARYAVMAIELARLYRQELQAKLQSRDLSIAAGIQHRMLPAVIPTIEGFDLAARLNPWYEVGGDFYDIARMDEELLGLAMGDVAGKGMPAALLMSGALMALRSQMGNSRRLPEIVSAVNELLTRDTRAEEYASLICCRLDLEEYVLCYVNAGHPPPLLLRNGRFTILDTGGMPLGIRTGMTFDEGVIPLESGDLIVFRTDGCTTATDSRGRLFGERRFRSAIRANAGERSSRIADAILAALRRFVGAAGMRDDQTLMVLRIE, encoded by the coding sequence ATGTCCATGCTCCCTCCCGAGGTAGAATCGCCTTTTGACGGGCTTGATGCCATCGACACGATCGGCGAGTTGATGCTGGCGTCCCATTACGATCCCGAAGCGTTGTTGCAGGCGATCACCGATATCACCGTTCGCAAGATGGGCGTGAAGGGATGTGTATTGCGCATGCTGAACCCCGAGACGGGAGAACTCGGCATTCGATCCGTGACCGGTTTGAGTGAACGATTTCTGTTTTCAGCGCCCGTAATCGATGCAAAGAACCGATTTCAAACAGTGATCGAGGAGCAGGGCGTCTACCGATTGCTGGATGTGCGCGCCGGCCAGGAGTTACAGTTCTCCGCAGCCGCGCTGGAAGAAGGCATCGCCTCGTTGCTGGCGGTAGGGCTCTTCAAGGACAAGAAAGTCATCGGCAGCCTGTCGGTCTACACCGCGCATCCGGTGTCGTTTTCGCATTACCACGAGCGGACGTTGCGCGTGCTGGCCCGATATGCGGTGATGGCCATCGAACTCGCGCGTCTCTATCGACAGGAATTGCAGGCGAAGCTCCAATCCCGCGACCTCTCCATCGCCGCCGGCATCCAGCATCGCATGCTCCCCGCGGTGATCCCGACAATCGAGGGATTTGATCTGGCCGCACGCCTGAACCCCTGGTACGAAGTGGGCGGGGATTTCTACGACATCGCGCGTATGGATGAGGAGTTACTGGGACTGGCGATGGGCGACGTGGCCGGCAAGGGGATGCCGGCGGCCCTCCTGATGTCGGGCGCACTCATGGCGCTGCGATCCCAGATGGGCAACAGCCGCCGCCTGCCCGAGATCGTCTCAGCGGTCAACGAGTTGCTCACGCGCGATACCCGAGCCGAAGAATACGCCAGCCTTATTTGCTGCCGGCTGGATCTTGAAGAATATGTTCTCTGTTACGTGAACGCCGGTCACCCCCCGCCCCTGTTGTTGCGAAATGGACGATTTACCATCCTCGACACCGGTGGCATGCCGCTGGGCATCCGGACGGGCATGACGTTCGACGAAGGCGTTATTCCACTGGAATCGGGTGACCTGATCGTCTTCCGTACCGATGGCTGTACGACGGCGACCGATTCGCGTGGCCGTCTATTTGGTGAGCGGCGTTTCCGTAGTGCCATCCGTGCAAACGCAGGCGAACGTTCGTCCAGAATCGCCGACGCCATTCTGGCGGCGCTACGCCGGTTCGTGGGCGCCGCCGGCATGCGCGATGATCAAACCCTCATGGTCCTTCGTATAGAATAA
- a CDS encoding calcium/sodium antiporter codes for MTTALFLVGGLILLYFGAEALVRGGAALALRLGIAPLIVGLTVVAFGTSAPEMVVSVSAATTGAGGIALGNVIGSNICNIALILGLAAVIRPMNVQVQLIRLDIPIMIGASVALVVLLADGSLGRLDGALLAGTMAVYLWFLIAMARRDRNALAGAMEDTVHATSIPTGRGIVMVVVGLALLILGGMFFVDGAVALAEGLGVSERVIGLTVIAIGTSLPELATSVVASIKNEGDMSIGNVIGSNIFNILAILGISALVAPLTATAFSLLDFGVMLGVAICLFPLVRSGFRISRLEGAFLLVVYVVYVTVVIVR; via the coding sequence ATGACGACGGCTCTGTTTCTTGTTGGTGGACTCATTCTGCTCTATTTTGGCGCTGAAGCGCTCGTGCGTGGCGGCGCCGCGCTGGCGCTTCGTCTCGGGATCGCTCCTCTTATCGTCGGACTAACCGTGGTGGCGTTTGGCACCAGCGCCCCGGAGATGGTCGTAAGTGTGAGCGCGGCGACGACGGGGGCCGGCGGCATCGCCCTCGGCAACGTGATTGGATCGAACATTTGCAACATCGCGCTGATTCTGGGGCTGGCGGCGGTGATCCGCCCGATGAATGTGCAAGTCCAGCTGATCCGACTGGACATCCCGATCATGATCGGCGCGTCGGTGGCCCTTGTGGTGCTCCTGGCCGATGGAAGCCTCGGCCGGCTCGATGGCGCGTTGCTCGCCGGCACGATGGCGGTCTATCTCTGGTTCCTGATCGCAATGGCCCGACGCGACCGGAACGCGCTCGCCGGCGCCATGGAGGATACGGTCCACGCAACGTCGATTCCGACTGGGCGCGGGATCGTGATGGTCGTGGTCGGGCTCGCGCTGCTCATACTTGGCGGCATGTTCTTCGTCGACGGCGCCGTGGCGTTGGCGGAAGGCCTCGGGGTGAGCGAGCGGGTGATCGGCCTAACGGTAATCGCTATTGGCACCAGCTTGCCCGAACTTGCCACATCGGTGGTGGCGTCGATCAAAAACGAAGGCGACATGTCGATCGGCAACGTGATCGGCTCGAATATCTTCAACATTCTCGCCATTCTGGGCATCAGCGCCCTCGTTGCGCCGCTTACCGCGACGGCGTTTTCGCTGCTCGATTTTGGCGTCATGCTGGGCGTGGCCATCTGCCTGTTTCCATTGGTCCGCTCCGGATTCCGCATAAGCCGACTGGAAGGCGCGTTTTTGCTGGTGGTGTACGTCGTGTATGTCACCGTTGTCATCGTGCGCTGA
- a CDS encoding DsrE/DsrF/DrsH-like family protein, translating into MEATAELAGTATVPRPEKHPVKKVLVIVSKGTLEDVYAGLIMANGALMEGIQAELFFTFFGLEAIKKDTQDHLHTATVGNPAMMRQMPTILAGLPGFEALVSTMMKKEMEKLDIPPVSEFLQIISESGGKIHACRLAVDMFKLKREDFIDELEDIITVGEMYALAEGANTQIIFI; encoded by the coding sequence ATGGAAGCCACCGCTGAACTCGCCGGAACGGCTACGGTGCCCCGGCCGGAAAAACACCCCGTCAAGAAAGTGCTCGTCATCGTCTCGAAGGGGACGCTGGAGGATGTCTACGCCGGCCTCATCATGGCCAACGGCGCCCTCATGGAGGGCATCCAGGCCGAACTCTTCTTCACGTTTTTCGGGCTTGAGGCGATCAAGAAAGACACGCAGGACCATCTGCACACCGCCACCGTCGGTAACCCGGCCATGATGCGACAGATGCCCACGATCCTCGCCGGCCTGCCGGGCTTCGAGGCGCTGGTGTCTACGATGATGAAGAAGGAGATGGAGAAGTTGGATATCCCGCCCGTCTCCGAATTCCTGCAGATCATCTCGGAAAGCGGTGGGAAGATCCACGCCTGCCGGCTGGCCGTCGACATGTTCAAGCTGAAACGGGAAGACTTCATCGACGAACTGGAGGACATCATCACCGTGGGTGAGATGTACGCCCTGGCCGAAGGCGCCAACACGCAGATCATCTTTATTTAA
- a CDS encoding TusE/DsrC/DsvC family sulfur relay protein, protein MTSTLLAGTPVHLDAEGYFTDPAEWTPDLAQEIAREEGIALTDRHFDVLNYLRAQDAAGEKLTIRRVGKSDVTTIKEFYDLFPGGPLKKASRIAGIPKPVSCV, encoded by the coding sequence ATGACAAGCACCCTGCTCGCCGGCACACCGGTCCACCTCGACGCCGAAGGCTACTTCACCGATCCCGCGGAATGGACGCCCGATCTGGCCCAGGAAATCGCTCGCGAAGAAGGCATCGCGCTCACCGATCGCCACTTCGATGTGCTCAACTATCTCCGAGCGCAGGACGCGGCCGGCGAAAAGCTAACGATTCGCCGCGTTGGAAAGTCCGACGTGACCACGATCAAGGAGTTCTACGACCTCTTCCCCGGCGGTCCACTCAAAAAAGCCAGCCGCATCGCCGGCATTCCGAAGCCGGTGAGTTGTGTTTGA
- a CDS encoding FAD/NAD(P)-binding oxidoreductase — MKKLLILGAGTAGTMMLNKLHRRLDLSAWQLTIVDKERVHYYQPGFLFIPFGIYQPEEVMRAKTDFFPEGVNVIWDEVEEVLGDTSQVRLASGDMLSYDVLIVATGTSPRPEETPGLKGDLWYTDIFDFYTHDGASRLARKLEDWEGGRLVINLAETIIKCPVAPLEFAFLADAYFTEKGMRDKVDIFYVTPLAGAFTKPKATEVLSGLLEKKGINVVPDFYLERVDEAEKKLVSYDGKEVPFDLLVSVPVNMGADFVEASDLSDDDDLNYIPTDKHTLQSKAFPNMFVIGDATNVPTSKAGSVAHFMSETLIENVLHYIAGEPLTASFDGHANCFIETGFGKATLIDFNYVTEPLPGKFPLPHLGPMSLLKESRINHMGKLFFRWVYWHMLLTGKELPVPAHMSIAGKELEEEAVS; from the coding sequence ATGAAAAAGCTGCTGATCCTGGGCGCCGGCACAGCCGGCACGATGATGCTCAACAAGTTGCACCGCCGGCTCGACCTTTCGGCATGGCAGCTGACCATTGTCGATAAAGAGCGCGTCCACTACTACCAACCAGGCTTCCTCTTCATCCCGTTCGGCATCTACCAACCGGAGGAAGTCATGCGCGCCAAGACCGACTTCTTCCCCGAGGGCGTCAACGTAATCTGGGATGAGGTGGAGGAAGTGCTGGGCGACACCAGCCAGGTCCGCCTCGCCAGCGGCGACATGCTCTCGTACGATGTGCTGATCGTCGCCACCGGCACCTCGCCGCGGCCGGAAGAAACCCCGGGCCTGAAAGGGGATCTCTGGTATACCGACATCTTCGACTTCTACACGCACGACGGCGCCAGCCGTCTGGCGCGAAAGCTGGAGGACTGGGAAGGCGGCCGGCTCGTTATCAACCTGGCCGAAACCATCATCAAGTGCCCCGTCGCGCCCCTCGAATTCGCCTTCCTGGCCGACGCCTACTTCACCGAGAAGGGCATGCGGGATAAGGTGGATATCTTCTACGTCACCCCCCTCGCCGGCGCCTTCACCAAGCCCAAAGCCACCGAAGTGCTCTCCGGCCTGCTCGAGAAGAAGGGCATCAACGTCGTGCCGGACTTTTACCTGGAACGTGTCGACGAGGCCGAGAAAAAGCTCGTCTCCTACGACGGCAAGGAAGTCCCGTTCGACCTGCTCGTCTCCGTGCCGGTTAACATGGGGGCAGACTTCGTCGAGGCCAGCGACCTGAGCGACGACGACGACCTCAACTACATCCCGACCGATAAACACACGCTCCAGTCGAAAGCATTCCCGAATATGTTCGTCATCGGGGATGCTACCAATGTCCCGACGTCCAAGGCCGGCTCCGTGGCCCATTTCATGAGCGAAACGCTCATCGAAAACGTGCTCCACTACATAGCCGGCGAACCGCTCACGGCCTCCTTCGACGGCCACGCCAACTGTTTCATCGAAACCGGGTTCGGGAAAGCGACGCTCATCGACTTCAACTACGTCACCGAGCCGCTGCCGGGCAAATTCCCGCTGCCGCACCTCGGCCCGATGAGTCTGCTGAAGGAATCCAGAATCAACCACATGGGCAAGCTCTTCTTCCGCTGGGTCTACTGGCACATGCTACTGACCGGGAAAGAACTCCCCGTGCCGGCGCATATGTCCATCGCCGGCAAGGAACTCGAAGAAGAAGCCGTCTCCTGA
- a CDS encoding carboxypeptidase-like regulatory domain-containing protein: protein MQIRSHPLLPYLLLTLLALGGCAPEHPDDVIEGVVTGPNGPEAGVWVIAETEELATTFAKIVVTDDEGRYVLPELPAATYDVWVRGYGLTDSPKVQAQPGRALDLQAVPAPDERAAAHYYPAGYWLSLLEVPPRTDFPGTGPEGNGLSPNLKTQADFLRTVKSGTCTACHALGSIGTRSFHPAFPEHPTTEQAWERRLKSGQAGGQMTSTVASLGSDRVLEMFADWTDRIAAGDVPETPPRPEGVERNIVITQWDWADPKHYLHDVVSTDRRDPTVNANGPVYGALELSSDYIPVVDPMTNAASRIPLTVRDPATMPSSGPEMLEPSPYWEDDVLWDSKTNVHNPMLDERGRVWLTATVRPPDNPDVCKEGSDHPSAKVFPVNRAGRHLAVYDPATEQLTHVGTCFSTHHLMFAEDENHTLWTSGGGQVVGWLNRKLFDETGDEMAAQGWTPLILDTNGNGQRDAWIEPNQPVDPNKDMRITSGFYAVSPATDGSVWASSLGYPGSVVRLNPGTDPTHTALAERFELPLDDNGEPVVGWSPRGMDVDRNGVAWVALASGHLASFDRRKCTGALNGPTATGQHCPEGWEFFAEPLPQIGGVDYAGSAEASYYTWVDQFNTLGLGENVPINTGNASEGLLALKDGEWVVMRVPYPLGYYTKWMDGRIDDADAGWKGRGIWTTISTRAPFHMEGGKGTPSKVMKFQLRPDPLAR from the coding sequence ATGCAGATCCGATCACATCCGCTTCTCCCCTACCTTCTTCTCACCCTATTGGCTCTGGGCGGCTGTGCGCCCGAGCATCCGGATGACGTGATCGAAGGCGTCGTCACCGGGCCGAACGGTCCCGAAGCCGGCGTATGGGTGATCGCCGAAACGGAGGAGTTGGCTACTACCTTCGCCAAGATCGTCGTCACGGACGATGAGGGGCGGTACGTGCTGCCCGAGCTGCCGGCCGCCACGTACGACGTATGGGTCCGTGGTTACGGATTGACCGACTCCCCGAAGGTCCAGGCGCAGCCGGGCCGGGCGCTCGACCTCCAGGCGGTGCCCGCGCCGGACGAGCGCGCTGCCGCACACTATTACCCGGCCGGCTACTGGCTCTCGTTGCTGGAAGTACCCCCCAGAACCGACTTCCCGGGCACCGGGCCAGAGGGTAACGGCCTGTCGCCGAATCTAAAAACGCAGGCCGACTTCCTGCGCACCGTCAAGTCCGGCACCTGCACGGCCTGCCACGCCCTGGGCAGCATCGGGACGCGGTCCTTCCACCCTGCATTTCCGGAGCACCCGACGACTGAACAGGCCTGGGAACGCCGGCTCAAGTCCGGCCAGGCCGGTGGCCAGATGACGAGCACCGTCGCTTCCCTGGGTAGCGACCGAGTGTTGGAGATGTTTGCCGACTGGACCGACCGGATCGCCGCCGGCGATGTCCCGGAGACGCCGCCCCGCCCGGAGGGCGTCGAACGCAACATCGTTATTACTCAGTGGGACTGGGCTGACCCGAAGCACTACCTCCACGACGTCGTCTCCACTGACCGGCGGGACCCGACGGTCAACGCCAACGGACCGGTCTACGGCGCATTGGAGTTGAGCTCGGATTATATCCCGGTCGTCGACCCGATGACCAACGCGGCCAGCCGAATCCCCCTCACCGTCCGCGACCCCGCCACGATGCCTTCCTCCGGCCCGGAGATGCTCGAACCCTCACCCTATTGGGAAGATGACGTGTTGTGGGACAGCAAGACCAACGTCCACAACCCGATGCTCGACGAACGCGGCCGCGTGTGGCTCACCGCCACCGTCCGCCCGCCCGATAACCCGGACGTCTGCAAAGAGGGCTCGGATCACCCCTCCGCGAAGGTGTTTCCGGTGAATCGCGCCGGCCGGCACCTGGCCGTGTACGACCCCGCCACCGAGCAACTCACGCACGTGGGCACCTGCTTCAGCACCCACCACCTGATGTTCGCCGAGGACGAAAACCACACGTTGTGGACAAGCGGCGGAGGGCAGGTCGTGGGCTGGCTCAACCGAAAGTTGTTCGACGAAACGGGTGACGAAATGGCCGCCCAGGGATGGACACCCCTCATCCTGGATACCAACGGCAACGGACAGCGGGATGCCTGGATAGAACCCAACCAGCCCGTGGATCCGAACAAGGACATGCGGATCACGTCGGGCTTTTACGCCGTCTCGCCGGCCACCGACGGCTCCGTCTGGGCCTCGTCGCTGGGCTACCCCGGCTCTGTCGTTCGCCTCAACCCCGGCACCGACCCGACGCACACGGCCCTGGCCGAACGCTTTGAACTGCCACTGGATGACAACGGAGAGCCCGTCGTGGGATGGTCGCCCCGTGGGATGGACGTCGACCGCAACGGCGTCGCCTGGGTGGCGCTGGCCAGTGGGCATCTCGCCAGCTTCGACCGCCGCAAGTGCACCGGCGCGCTCAACGGCCCCACCGCTACCGGCCAGCATTGCCCTGAAGGCTGGGAGTTCTTTGCCGAACCGTTGCCGCAGATCGGCGGGGTCGACTACGCCGGCAGCGCCGAAGCGAGCTACTATACGTGGGTCGACCAGTTTAATACCCTCGGCCTCGGCGAAAACGTCCCCATCAACACGGGCAACGCCTCCGAAGGCCTGCTCGCCCTCAAGGACGGTGAATGGGTCGTCATGCGCGTACCCTATCCGCTCGGGTATTATACAAAATGGATGGATGGCCGTATCGACGACGCCGACGCCGGCTGGAAAGGCCGCGGTATCTGGACCACCATCAGCACCCGCGCGCCGTTTCACATGGAAGGCGGCAAAGGGACGCCCAGCAAGGTGATGAAATTCCAGCTCCGCCCCGACCCGCTGGCACGCTAG
- a CDS encoding PAS domain S-box protein: MARPTISPLNKARDFFFSELLFSVTDKRGIIEFGNDVFARIAGYSLKEMVGEPHNIIRHSDMPRAVFKVLWDYLEAGQTIVAQCRDRLQPPR; encoded by the coding sequence ATGGCCCGTCCTACCATCTCTCCGCTCAACAAAGCCCGCGACTTCTTCTTCTCTGAACTTTTATTCTCGGTTACGGATAAACGCGGCATCATCGAGTTCGGCAACGATGTCTTCGCACGGATCGCCGGCTATTCGCTGAAGGAGATGGTGGGTGAGCCTCATAACATCATCCGTCATTCGGACATGCCACGGGCGGTGTTCAAGGTGTTATGGGACTACCTGGAGGCCGGCCAGACGATCGTCGCTCAATGCCGAGATCGCCTCCAACCACCTCGGTGA
- a CDS encoding cold shock domain-containing protein yields MADGKVKWFNTEKGFGFIEPSDGSKDIFVHRNNVEGLGWDDGLRDGEEVTYEVERTPKGLSAANVKRVR; encoded by the coding sequence ATGGCAGACGGTAAAGTAAAGTGGTTCAACACCGAAAAAGGTTTCGGATTCATCGAACCGAGCGACGGGAGCAAGGACATCTTCGTTCACCGTAACAACGTGGAAGGCCTCGGCTGGGACGACGGCCTTCGCGATGGCGAAGAAGTAACCTACGAAGTGGAGCGCACGCCGAAAGGCCTCAGCGCAGCCAACGTAAAGCGTGTACGTTAA
- a CDS encoding type II toxin-antitoxin system RelB/DinJ family antitoxin gives MSKTSTISARINTDDKQRAEAIFSQLGISASQAIAMFYKQVHLRNGIPFPVEIPNKKTKKGIADAKTGKGDVFDSTEALFDDLGL, from the coding sequence ATGAGCAAGACCAGCACCATTTCAGCCCGAATCAATACGGACGACAAGCAGCGGGCAGAGGCCATATTCAGCCAACTCGGAATTTCGGCTTCACAGGCTATTGCCATGTTCTACAAGCAAGTACATCTTCGAAATGGCATCCCTTTTCCTGTTGAGATTCCGAACAAGAAGACAAAGAAGGGGATTGCTGATGCGAAAACGGGCAAAGGGGATGTTTTTGATTCGACGGAAGCGTTGTTCGACGATCTGGGCTTGTAG
- a CDS encoding type II toxin-antitoxin system mRNA interferase toxin, RelE/StbE family, which translates to MKSICRTNQFKKDVRKAERRGKNLEKLKEVIVRLSQDEGLPIAWRDHELTGECKRSPRPPYRAGLAGVV; encoded by the coding sequence ATGAAATCGATTTGTCGCACCAATCAGTTTAAGAAAGACGTCCGTAAAGCCGAACGACGCGGCAAGAATTTGGAGAAGCTTAAAGAGGTTATTGTGCGGCTGTCTCAGGACGAGGGATTGCCGATAGCCTGGCGCGACCACGAATTGACCGGCGAATGTAAAAGGAGTCCGCGACCTCCATATCGAGCCGGACTGGCTGGTGTTGTATGA